A window of Hymenobacter aerilatus contains these coding sequences:
- a CDS encoding efflux RND transporter periplasmic adaptor subunit: protein MRYLFPGLLLAASLAACSEHTPDAPTATTEPATSVVSDSLLARITLDTVQQRPVINELKLTAKIAYDESRVNKVFPLVGGIVTKVNVTLGQYVKAGQVLAEIESTDIANFRSESTTATVELAKTRQELASTKELYEDGLASAREYQLAQQEVRRAQAEVQKNRQIGAIYGTQQGGAARYLVKAPAAGFVVEKTVNPRTQLRSDNDQTMFVISDLNTVWALASVYEDDIARVRPGTPAVVKTLAYPDEPAEGKIDPAFSALDPDSRVLTVRVPLQNPGNKLKPEMFATVTVASPTGASKLSVPTSALVFERSRSYVLVFKDRNNIETRNVETAGTAGGHTYLNGGVEPGERVVSRNALLLYHTLNQ from the coding sequence ATGCGCTATCTATTTCCGGGCCTGCTGCTGGCAGCCAGCCTCGCGGCCTGCTCGGAGCATACACCCGACGCGCCCACGGCTACCACCGAGCCAGCTACTTCCGTCGTTTCCGACTCGCTGCTGGCGCGCATCACGCTGGATACCGTGCAGCAGCGGCCCGTGATTAACGAGCTGAAGCTGACCGCCAAAATTGCTTACGACGAGTCGCGGGTGAACAAGGTGTTTCCGCTGGTGGGCGGCATCGTGACGAAGGTGAACGTGACGCTGGGGCAGTACGTGAAGGCCGGGCAGGTGCTGGCCGAAATCGAAAGCACCGACATTGCCAACTTCCGCTCCGAGTCGACCACGGCTACGGTGGAGCTGGCCAAGACCCGACAGGAGCTGGCTTCTACCAAGGAGCTGTATGAGGACGGCCTGGCCTCGGCCCGCGAGTACCAGCTGGCCCAGCAGGAAGTGCGCCGTGCACAGGCCGAGGTGCAGAAAAACCGGCAGATAGGGGCCATCTACGGCACCCAGCAGGGCGGCGCGGCCCGCTACCTGGTGAAGGCCCCGGCGGCGGGCTTCGTGGTGGAAAAAACCGTGAACCCGCGCACCCAGCTGCGCTCCGATAACGACCAGACCATGTTCGTTATATCGGACCTGAACACGGTGTGGGCGCTGGCCAGCGTGTACGAAGACGACATTGCCCGCGTGCGCCCCGGCACCCCCGCCGTGGTGAAAACCCTGGCCTACCCCGATGAACCTGCGGAGGGCAAAATCGACCCGGCCTTCAGCGCCCTCGACCCCGACAGCCGGGTGCTAACCGTGCGCGTGCCGCTGCAAAACCCCGGCAATAAGCTCAAGCCCGAGATGTTCGCTACCGTTACCGTGGCCTCGCCCACAGGGGCCAGCAAGCTGAGCGTGCCCACCTCGGCGCTGGTGTTTGAGCGCAGCCGCAGCTACGTGCTCGTGTTCAAGGACCGGAACAACATCGAAACCCGCAACGTGGAAACGGCCGGCACGGCCGGCGGCCACACCTACCTCAATGGCGGCGTAGAGCCCGGCGAACGAGTCGTGTCGCGCAACGCGCTGCTGCTCTATCATACCCTGAATCAATAG
- a CDS encoding efflux RND transporter permease subunit: protein MHKFIQGILGFSLRNRYFIFFCTALVVVAGLYSYRRTPIDAFPDVTNTQVTIITQWPGRSAEEIEKFITLPIEVALNPAQKKTNIRSTTLFGLSVVKVVFDDDVDDAFARVQVNNLLPSAELPEGVDPEVEPPYGPTGEIFRYTLESEKYDVRELKTIQDWVIDRRIKAVPGVADVNSFGGEVKSYEISINPRRLAEYDITPLDVYESVARSNINVGGDIIEKNDEAYVVRGIGLLSTMEDIRTIIIKNVNGTPILVRNVADVRESALPRLGQVGLDMNPDVVEGIVVMRKGENPSEVITRLNAKVAELNEKVLPAGVKIKTFYNRETLIGFATSTVMHNLVEGIVLVTMVVFLFMADWRTTVIVSVVIPLALLFAFICLRLKGMSANLLSMGAIDFGIIVDGAVVMVEGIFVALDHLAHKVGMDKFNRLAKLRLIRKTGAEMGKTIFTAKLIIITALLPIFSFEKVEGKMFSPLAWTLGFALLGALITTLTLVPVLASMLLKKNVREKNNPFINFVTRNSLRIFRRVYANKFISLSFAAIWLVVGIGAFRLLGTEFLPQLDEGSLYVRASLPMSISLEKSVELTQDMRKTLGSFRQVEKVLSQTGRPNDGTDPTGFYNVEFHVVTRQIPELKKPAYREALIDSMQHKLHAILPTVVFNFSQPIQDNVEEAVSGVKGSIAVKIYGDDLPFLDQKADSVYAILKGVRGIEDLGVVRNLGQPELHVELDEQRMARYGVSKADANAVVEMAIGGKEASQLYEGERRFSIRVRYQPEFRKTEEEIGRLMVPTLNGSQIPLREIATINLLTGPSLIFRDDTERFIAIKFSVRGRDMGSTIEEAQQKVNARVPLPKGFMYAWAGDFENQQRATERLAVVVPISLLLIFFILFVLFGNMKDAGLVLLNVPFAITGGIAALLLTGTNFSISAGIGFIALFGICIQDGVILITVFKQNIQKKMQLDEAIYDGVTSRIRPVLMTAMMAAIGLFPAAISTGIGSQTQKPLAIVVIGGLVTSTILTLFIFPLIFERTHQGYRRRQEKLAAAN from the coding sequence ATGCATAAATTCATCCAAGGCATCCTGGGGTTTTCGCTCCGGAACCGCTACTTTATTTTCTTCTGCACGGCCTTAGTGGTGGTGGCGGGGCTGTATAGCTACCGCCGCACGCCTATTGATGCCTTCCCCGACGTCACCAACACCCAGGTCACCATCATCACGCAGTGGCCCGGGCGCTCGGCCGAGGAAATCGAGAAGTTCATTACGCTACCTATTGAGGTGGCCCTGAACCCGGCCCAGAAGAAAACCAATATCCGTTCGACTACGCTCTTCGGTTTGTCGGTGGTGAAGGTGGTGTTCGACGACGACGTGGACGACGCCTTTGCCCGCGTGCAAGTCAACAACCTGCTACCCTCCGCCGAGCTGCCCGAAGGGGTAGACCCCGAGGTGGAGCCGCCCTACGGCCCCACCGGCGAGATTTTCCGCTACACGCTGGAAAGCGAGAAGTACGACGTGCGCGAGCTGAAAACCATTCAGGACTGGGTGATTGACCGCCGCATCAAGGCCGTGCCCGGCGTGGCCGACGTGAACAGCTTCGGCGGCGAGGTGAAGAGCTACGAAATCAGCATCAATCCGCGCCGTTTGGCCGAGTACGACATTACGCCGCTCGACGTGTACGAGTCGGTGGCGCGCTCCAACATCAACGTAGGCGGCGACATCATCGAGAAAAACGACGAGGCCTACGTAGTGCGCGGCATCGGCCTGCTGAGCACGATGGAGGACATCCGCACCATCATCATCAAGAACGTAAATGGCACGCCCATTCTGGTGCGCAACGTGGCCGACGTGCGCGAGTCGGCCCTACCCCGCCTGGGCCAGGTAGGCCTGGATATGAACCCCGACGTGGTAGAGGGCATTGTGGTGATGCGCAAGGGCGAAAATCCCTCCGAGGTCATCACGCGCCTGAACGCCAAGGTGGCCGAGCTGAACGAGAAAGTGCTGCCGGCCGGTGTCAAAATCAAGACGTTCTACAACCGCGAAACGCTCATCGGCTTCGCTACCAGCACCGTGATGCACAACCTCGTGGAGGGCATCGTGCTCGTAACAATGGTCGTATTCCTGTTTATGGCCGACTGGCGCACCACGGTTATCGTGTCGGTGGTGATTCCGCTGGCCTTGCTGTTTGCCTTTATCTGCTTGCGGCTCAAGGGCATGTCGGCTAACCTGCTGAGTATGGGCGCCATCGACTTCGGTATCATCGTGGATGGGGCCGTGGTGATGGTGGAGGGCATTTTCGTGGCCCTCGACCACCTAGCGCACAAGGTAGGGATGGACAAATTCAACCGCCTGGCCAAGTTGCGCCTCATCCGGAAGACAGGCGCCGAGATGGGCAAAACCATCTTTACGGCCAAGCTCATCATCATCACCGCCCTCCTACCCATCTTCTCCTTTGAGAAGGTAGAGGGCAAGATGTTCTCGCCCCTGGCCTGGACGCTCGGCTTCGCCCTGCTCGGCGCCCTGATTACCACGCTCACGCTGGTGCCGGTGCTGGCCAGCATGCTGCTCAAGAAGAACGTGCGGGAAAAGAACAACCCGTTCATCAACTTCGTGACGCGCAACAGCCTGCGCATTTTCCGGCGCGTGTACGCGAATAAGTTTATTAGCCTGAGCTTTGCGGCCATCTGGCTAGTGGTGGGCATTGGGGCGTTCCGGCTGCTGGGCACCGAGTTCCTACCCCAGCTCGACGAAGGCTCGTTGTACGTGCGCGCTTCGCTGCCGATGAGCATTTCGCTGGAGAAATCGGTGGAGCTGACGCAGGATATGCGCAAAACGCTGGGCTCGTTCCGGCAGGTAGAGAAAGTGCTCAGCCAAACCGGCCGCCCCAACGACGGCACCGACCCTACGGGCTTCTACAACGTGGAATTCCATGTGGTAACCCGGCAGATTCCGGAGCTGAAAAAACCCGCCTACCGCGAGGCGCTCATTGATAGTATGCAGCACAAGCTGCACGCCATTCTGCCCACGGTGGTGTTCAACTTCTCGCAACCCATTCAAGACAATGTGGAGGAGGCTGTGTCGGGCGTGAAGGGCTCGATTGCCGTGAAAATTTACGGCGACGACCTGCCCTTCCTCGACCAGAAAGCCGATAGCGTGTACGCCATTCTGAAAGGCGTGCGCGGCATCGAAGACCTGGGCGTGGTGCGCAACCTGGGCCAGCCCGAGCTGCACGTAGAGCTGGATGAGCAGCGCATGGCCCGCTACGGCGTGAGCAAGGCCGACGCTAACGCGGTAGTGGAAATGGCCATTGGCGGTAAGGAGGCTTCGCAGCTCTACGAGGGCGAACGGCGCTTCAGCATCCGGGTGCGCTACCAGCCTGAGTTCCGGAAAACCGAGGAGGAAATTGGCCGCCTGATGGTGCCTACCCTCAACGGCTCCCAGATTCCGCTGCGCGAAATTGCCACCATCAACCTGCTTACCGGCCCCTCGCTCATCTTCCGCGACGACACCGAGCGGTTTATTGCCATCAAATTCTCGGTGCGTGGCCGCGACATGGGTTCCACCATCGAAGAGGCGCAGCAGAAAGTAAATGCGCGGGTGCCCCTACCCAAAGGCTTCATGTATGCCTGGGCCGGCGACTTCGAAAACCAGCAGCGGGCCACCGAGCGCCTGGCCGTGGTGGTGCCCATCTCGCTGCTGCTGATCTTCTTTATCCTGTTCGTGCTTTTCGGCAATATGAAAGATGCCGGGCTAGTGCTGTTGAACGTGCCCTTCGCCATTACGGGCGGTATTGCGGCGCTGCTGCTCACGGGCACCAACTTCAGCATCTCGGCTGGTATCGGCTTCATTGCCCTGTTTGGTATCTGTATTCAGGACGGCGTGATTCTCATTACGGTGTTCAAGCAGAACATCCAGAAGAAGATGCAGCTCGACGAGGCCATTTATGACGGCGTGACTTCACGCATCCGGCCCGTGCTGATGACGGCCATGATGGCGGCCATCGGCTTGTTTCCGGCGGCCATTAGCACGGGCATCGGCTCGCAAACGCAGAAGCCGCTGGCCATCGTGGTTATCGGTGGGCTGGTGACGTCTACCATCCTCACGCTGTTCATCTTCCCGCTGATTTTTGAGCGCACGCACCAGGGTTACCGCCGTCGGCAGGAAAAACTGGCCGCGGCGAACTAA
- a CDS encoding sulfatase-like hydrolase/transferase, whose translation MHLTRSFLPLLLSLGLTVAVHAQTPQHRTENVVLVTLDGMRWQEVFGGADTSLFRQSKHYYANRADLQQQFGQGTAAQRRQVLMPFLWGTVAKQGQLYGNREAGSQVNVTNNQWFSYPGYNEILTGAADNARIHSNNPLPNPNVSVLEWLSQQSAFRGKVAAFGSWDVFPAILNAKRSGLPVNAGMDPVPGPGLSPQEALLNEMLPVTPSPFGTERLDSFTDQYALAYLKRKKPRVLYIGFGDTDEFAHAGEYGAYLHAAHYTDAFLRQLWAYLQTDPQYRGKTTLLITTDHGRGAAANSKWRDHGADVPGADQIWLAALGPDTPATGEARTGQLYQNQVAATLARLLGLTYAPTPATGKPVGAVTGK comes from the coding sequence ATGCACCTAACCCGCTCCTTTCTTCCCCTACTCCTCAGCCTGGGCCTGACTGTTGCTGTCCACGCCCAAACACCCCAGCATCGCACCGAAAATGTGGTGCTGGTAACCCTGGACGGTATGCGCTGGCAGGAGGTATTTGGCGGGGCCGATACCAGCCTGTTTCGCCAAAGCAAGCACTACTACGCCAACCGCGCCGACCTGCAACAGCAGTTCGGGCAGGGCACGGCCGCCCAGCGCCGGCAGGTTCTCATGCCCTTTTTGTGGGGCACCGTGGCCAAGCAGGGCCAGCTTTACGGCAACCGCGAGGCCGGCAGCCAGGTGAACGTGACCAACAATCAGTGGTTTTCCTACCCCGGCTACAACGAAATCCTGACCGGCGCCGCCGACAACGCCCGCATTCACAGCAACAACCCACTACCCAACCCCAACGTGTCGGTGCTGGAGTGGCTTAGTCAGCAGTCGGCGTTTCGCGGCAAGGTAGCGGCGTTTGGCTCTTGGGACGTGTTTCCGGCCATTCTCAACGCCAAACGCAGCGGCCTGCCCGTGAATGCCGGCATGGACCCCGTGCCCGGTCCCGGCCTCTCGCCCCAAGAAGCGCTGCTGAATGAGATGCTGCCCGTCACACCTAGTCCCTTCGGCACCGAGCGCCTCGACTCGTTCACTGACCAGTACGCCCTGGCCTACCTCAAGCGTAAGAAGCCGCGGGTGCTCTACATCGGCTTCGGCGACACTGATGAGTTTGCGCACGCCGGCGAGTACGGCGCCTACCTGCACGCCGCCCACTACACCGATGCGTTCTTGCGCCAGCTTTGGGCCTACCTGCAAACCGACCCGCAGTACCGCGGCAAAACCACCCTGCTCATCACCACCGACCACGGCCGCGGGGCCGCTGCCAACAGCAAATGGCGCGACCACGGCGCCGATGTGCCTGGCGCCGACCAGATCTGGCTGGCCGCCCTCGGCCCCGACACGCCCGCTACCGGCGAGGCTCGCACCGGCCAGCTCTACCAGAACCAGGTAGCCGCCACCCTGGCCCGCTTGCTGGGCCTCACCTACGCCCCTACCCCCGCCACCGGCAAGCCCGTAGGGGCCGTGACGGGGAAGTAG
- a CDS encoding TolC family protein — MPSHAQAPALPGAVVAPGATDTLALTLPQAEAAFLNTNFALLAERFNIPAAQAEVVQARLFDNPEISLERNVFNPYNGRFFEGNEDRFQLVGGIEQLIQLGGKRRKAVDHARTGVAIAELEFTDLVRTLRYELRENFVTLYYRQQTQAMYARQIAALQQTLNITQRQYQRGNVALKEVVRLKTQLFELESELKDLRNDISEDQAELNLLLGSRQPRYLRPELPAAAPNSLRLSTLPLDQALETARANRPDLQAAAATVRQQEQNVRLQKSLAVPDLTVGTFYDHNGAVGKHYTGLTVGMPLPLFNRNQGGIKLAEAQRQGSEQLLSQQEATVVNEVTQAYRKAQEAERISDAFPPEYFADADELLDGVLRSYQRKAIGLLEFLDFLDSYKDSVIQLNQSRAERLNAFDKLNEQLGQQVFSY, encoded by the coding sequence TTGCCGAGCCACGCACAGGCACCGGCGCTGCCTGGCGCAGTAGTGGCCCCAGGTGCTACCGACACCCTCGCGCTTACCCTACCCCAGGCCGAAGCGGCTTTTCTGAATACCAACTTTGCGTTGCTGGCAGAGCGGTTCAATATTCCGGCGGCCCAGGCCGAAGTGGTGCAGGCTCGCCTGTTCGACAACCCGGAAATCTCGCTGGAGCGCAACGTGTTCAACCCCTACAATGGCCGCTTCTTTGAAGGCAACGAAGATCGGTTTCAGCTGGTAGGCGGCATTGAGCAGTTGATTCAGCTGGGCGGCAAGCGCCGCAAGGCCGTTGACCACGCCCGCACGGGGGTAGCCATTGCCGAACTGGAGTTTACCGACCTGGTGCGCACCCTGCGTTACGAGCTGCGCGAAAACTTCGTGACGCTGTACTACCGCCAGCAGACGCAAGCCATGTATGCCCGGCAGATTGCGGCCCTGCAACAGACGCTCAACATCACCCAGCGCCAGTACCAGCGCGGCAACGTGGCTCTGAAGGAAGTGGTGCGCCTGAAAACGCAGCTCTTCGAGCTGGAAAGCGAGCTGAAAGACCTGCGCAACGACATCTCCGAAGACCAGGCCGAGCTGAACCTGCTGCTAGGCAGCCGCCAGCCGCGCTACCTGCGACCCGAGCTGCCCGCCGCAGCCCCCAACAGCCTGCGCTTGAGCACCCTTCCGCTCGACCAGGCCCTGGAAACGGCCCGCGCCAACCGTCCCGACCTGCAGGCTGCGGCCGCCACTGTGCGCCAGCAGGAGCAGAACGTGCGCCTGCAAAAAAGCCTGGCTGTGCCCGACCTGACCGTAGGCACGTTCTACGACCACAACGGCGCCGTGGGCAAGCACTACACCGGCCTTACGGTGGGCATGCCCCTACCCCTATTCAATCGCAACCAGGGCGGCATCAAGCTGGCCGAGGCTCAGCGTCAGGGAAGCGAGCAGCTGCTTAGTCAGCAGGAGGCCACAGTGGTAAACGAGGTGACGCAGGCCTACCGCAAAGCTCAGGAAGCTGAGCGCATTTCCGACGCCTTCCCGCCCGAGTACTTCGCCGATGCCGACGAGCTGCTCGACGGTGTGCTGCGCAGCTACCAGCGCAAGGCCATCGGCCTGCTGGAATTCCTCGATTTTCTGGATTCCTATAAGGACAGCGTCATTCAGCTCAACCAGAGCCGCGCCGAGCGCCTCAACGCCTTCGACAAGCTCAATGAGCAGCTGGGTCAGCAAGTGTTCAGCTACTAG
- a CDS encoding response regulator, with product MKILLVEDELKVVTVLKKGFEEEEYEVDVAFDGKTGHLMSMSKQYDIIVLDISLPIFNGYELCELIRRRDVHVPILMLTALGTTDNKVEALNLGADDYVVKPFEFKELLARVRALTRRANPNYGPTVLQAGDLELNTLTKVVRSGNTQISLTAREFSLLELLLQHKNEVLSRTYIAEQVWALNFDTGTNVVDVYINYLRNKIDKPFNRRLIHTVVGMGYSLRDTE from the coding sequence ATGAAGATTTTATTGGTAGAAGATGAGTTGAAGGTAGTCACGGTTCTGAAAAAGGGCTTTGAAGAGGAAGAGTACGAGGTTGATGTGGCTTTCGACGGCAAAACGGGCCACCTAATGTCGATGAGCAAGCAGTACGACATCATTGTGCTCGATATCAGCCTACCCATCTTCAATGGCTACGAGCTGTGCGAGCTGATTCGCCGGCGCGATGTGCACGTGCCCATCCTCATGCTCACGGCCCTGGGCACTACCGACAACAAAGTGGAAGCCCTGAACCTGGGCGCCGACGACTACGTGGTGAAGCCCTTCGAGTTCAAAGAACTGCTGGCCCGCGTGCGGGCCCTCACCCGCCGGGCCAACCCCAACTACGGCCCTACCGTGCTGCAAGCCGGCGACCTGGAGCTGAACACCCTCACCAAGGTAGTGCGGAGCGGCAACACCCAAATCAGCCTCACGGCCCGGGAGTTTTCGTTGCTGGAATTGCTGCTACAGCACAAAAACGAAGTGCTTTCCCGCACCTACATTGCCGAGCAGGTATGGGCCCTGAATTTTGACACGGGCACCAACGTGGTGGATGTCTACATCAACTACCTGCGCAATAAAATCGATAAGCCCTTCAACCGCCGCCTCATTCACACAGTGGTAGGCATGGGCTACAGCCTGCGCGATACTGAATAG
- a CDS encoding HAMP domain-containing sensor histidine kinase, translating to MTIRNRLALQFTLLVGLLLGGGLGMVYYLSWQNTRKLYEQRLQERAYTAATLYLEADEQSPASIERVRKRFQRNLNEEVVSIYDDENRVRFGTQPNEAFTPALLAQVRRTRYVRQHHGQEQLVGVYYHDNQGNFCIMVTAVDRSGQQRLAHLRLVSVGVLLLGMLLSFVLGRWFARTALAPISQLVHRAQRVGASDLQLNLPTPPPDELGELSATLDLMLQRLKHSFEQQQSFINNASHELRTPLTAMIGELEITLARPRSADAYADALRSALADAHKLKEIISRLLQLAQLGSGEAQLPEGGTIRLDEVLFEACEEATLLQEDDRVRITLGDLPEDAALLTVPGDRHLFRLALSNLIDNACKFSEGPVLCSLAYTPGQVTFAIADNGIGIAPADLQHVRQTFFRAANAHGFRGYGVGLALAANIFSLHGASLEIESELHKGTTMRVVLAV from the coding sequence ATGACCATCCGAAATCGACTGGCGCTGCAATTTACCCTACTGGTAGGGCTGCTGTTGGGGGGTGGCCTGGGCATGGTTTACTACCTTTCTTGGCAAAACACGCGCAAGCTCTACGAGCAGCGCCTGCAAGAGCGCGCCTACACCGCAGCTACCCTCTACCTGGAGGCCGACGAGCAAAGCCCGGCCAGTATAGAGCGGGTGCGTAAGCGTTTTCAGCGCAACCTGAACGAGGAAGTTGTTAGCATCTACGACGATGAGAACCGCGTGCGCTTTGGCACCCAACCCAATGAGGCGTTTACGCCGGCCTTGCTGGCCCAGGTGCGGCGCACCCGCTACGTGCGCCAGCACCACGGCCAGGAGCAATTGGTTGGGGTGTACTACCACGACAACCAGGGCAATTTCTGCATTATGGTGACGGCCGTAGACCGCTCCGGACAGCAACGGCTGGCGCACCTGCGCCTGGTATCGGTGGGGGTGCTGCTACTGGGGATGCTGCTGAGCTTTGTGCTGGGGCGGTGGTTTGCGCGCACGGCCCTGGCGCCCATCAGTCAGCTGGTACACCGGGCGCAGCGCGTGGGTGCGTCTGACTTGCAGCTGAACCTGCCCACGCCGCCGCCCGACGAGCTGGGCGAGCTGTCGGCTACCCTCGACCTGATGCTGCAACGCCTGAAGCACTCTTTCGAGCAGCAGCAGAGCTTCATCAACAACGCTTCGCACGAGTTGCGCACGCCGCTCACGGCCATGATTGGCGAGCTGGAAATCACTCTGGCCCGCCCACGCTCGGCCGACGCGTACGCCGACGCGCTTCGCTCGGCCCTCGCCGATGCGCATAAGCTCAAGGAGATTATCAGCCGTCTGCTTCAGTTGGCACAGCTTGGGTCAGGCGAGGCCCAGCTACCGGAGGGCGGCACCATCCGCCTCGATGAGGTGCTGTTTGAAGCCTGCGAGGAAGCAACGCTGTTGCAGGAAGATGACCGGGTGCGCATCACCCTGGGCGACTTGCCCGAAGACGCGGCCCTGCTGACTGTGCCCGGCGACCGGCACCTGTTCCGACTGGCGCTCAGCAACTTAATCGACAACGCGTGTAAGTTCTCAGAAGGCCCCGTGCTGTGCTCCCTGGCCTACACGCCGGGGCAGGTGACCTTCGCCATTGCGGACAACGGCATTGGCATTGCGCCGGCCGATTTGCAGCACGTGCGGCAAACGTTTTTCCGGGCGGCCAATGCCCACGGGTTTCGTGGATATGGGGTAGGGCTGGCCCTGGCCGCCAACATTTTCAGTCTGCACGGCGCCTCGCTGGAAATAGAATCGGAGCTGCACAAAGGCACTACCATGCGCGTGGTGCTGGCGGTGTAG